GTCCGGCTGTACGCGGTCTCGCTCGATGCGGAAACCGGCTCCACGCCGCGCAACCGCGTTGCCCTGGCGAAGGCCGGTGCCTTCGCCTGCTTCGCCCTGAGCGCTGCAGCGGTGCTGTTCGGCATCTACCTGATTGTCCCGGCGCTGCACGGCTAGCTTTCAGAACCGTAAAAGGCCCGCCGGATCATTAGATCCTGCGGGCCTTTTACGTTGGCGGAGCCTAGTTCTGCGACGCAGCGTCCGGGGCGTAGAACGGGTAATCCGTGTAGCCCTCGGGTCCGAAGGAGTAGAACGTCGTTGCGTCCGGGGTGTTCAGCGGCAGGTCTTCCTGCCAGCGGCGCACCAGGTCGGGGTTGGCGATGGCCGGACGGCCGACAACGACGGCGTCACCCAGTCCGTCGTCCATCATGGCCAGGGCTTCCTCGCGGGTGGTGAGGGGGCCGAAACCGGTGTTGAGCAGTACCTTGCCGCCGAAACGGGTGCGCAGGGCCTGCACCAGATCACCGGCGGGATCGCGGTGCAGGATGCTCAGGTACGCAAGGCCGAGCGGAGCCACGGCATCCAGCAGGACGCCGTAGGTGGCAAGCACATCCTCTGCGTCCATCTCCAGGCAGCCCTGGACATTGTGTTCGGGCGAAATACGCAGGCCCACCCGGTCGGCGCCGATCTCGGCCGCGACTGCAGCAAGCGTTTCGATGACGAACCGTGCGCGGTTCTCGGGGGTTCCGCCGTAGTTGTCCGTGCGCTGGTTCGCCGTCGGGGAAAGGAATTCATGCAGGAGGTAGCCGTTCGCTCCGTGCAGCTCCACGCCGTCGAACCCGGCGTCCACCGCTGCCCGGGACCCGCGCACGAAGTCCGCGGTCACGGACGCCAGTTCCCCGGCCTCCAGCGCGCGGGGCACCGTGTATGCCTGCTTGCCGTCGTAGGTGTGCGACATGCCGTCCACGGCAATGGCGCTCGGGGCTACGGGGTCCACTCCACCGTTGATGTTCGGGTGGGTCACCCGGCCCGCGTGCATGACCTGCGCAACAATGCGGCCGCCGGCTGCATGTACGGCGTCGGTGACCTTCCGCCAGCCCTCCAGCTGTTCCGGATCCACGAGTCCGGGCTGGCCAGGGAAGCCCTGCCCTTCGCGGCTGGGATACGTTCCTTCGCTGACGATCAGGCCCAGCGAGGCGCGCTGGCTGTAGTGCTCAACCATCATCGGACCCGGGATGCCGTCGCGTCCGGCTCGCTGGCGGGTCAGCGGGCCCATCACGAGGCGGTTGGACAGTTCAAGGCTGCCGGCGGTCATCGGGGAAAACAGGTTCACTAAGTAACTCTTCCTATAGATTGCCGCTGCCTGTGCCTGCATAGGCGGCGCTGACAGCGGCAGTATGGTTCCGTAGGCGGCAACCCGGTACCCCGCGAACCTATTCCGCGGGCGACGCCGACTGTGGCGGAGCCCATACCTGTCCGGCCGCCGGCTGGCTACCATGGCGGCATGGTGCGGACTGTGTACTACGCCTCGGTATCCCTCGACGGATTCACCGCCGACGACGCCGACGACGCCGCCGGCCCGGCGGATAACCGCCGGTTCCGGGTGGCCGAATCGCCGGCGAACGCGGGCGCCGTCGTGATGGGGGCGGGAACCTACGGCCGGCTGCAGCGGCAGGTAGGGGAGGGCGGCGTCGGCGCGTGGGACTGCCCGCCCGGGCCTGTCTGGGTCTACACGCATCACGAGTTTCCCGCCGTCGCCGGGGCGGACATCATGTTTGTCCGCGGTCCGGTGGAGGAATTCGCGGCGGACATCACGGACTCGGCCAACGGCGGCGACGTCTGGCTGCGCGGTGCGGACTTGGCGGGCCAGTACCTGCACCACGGGTTACTGGACGAACTACGCCTGGTGGTGCATCCGATCCTGCTCGGCAGTGGCCGGCCGCCGCTGCCGTTGGCGGCTGCACGGCCTGCGGTGCTGCTCAGCGCCCGTCCGTCCGCCGACGGCAGCGTACGGCTGTGTTACGGAATCCGGGCCGGGCAGGAGCCCTAGCGGGACTCGCGGATCATATTCGTGATGCGGGCCGTGGACAGCCTGCGGCCCTCCTCATCGGTGATGACCACTTCGTGCGTGGTGAGGGTGTTGCCCAGGTGCACGGCCGTGGCCGTGCCGGTGACCAGCCCGGAGGACGCGGACCGGTGGTGCGTGGCACCGATTTCTATCCCGACGGCGTGCCGCCCGGGTCCGGCATGGATACCGGCGCCGAAGGAGCCGAGGGTCTCGGCGAGGACCAGGTGCGCCCCGCCGTGAAGGATCCCTGCCACCTGTTCGTTGCCCTCCACCGGCATGGTGGCCACCAGCCGGTCCGCCGACATCTCGAGGAAACGGATGCCCATCTTTGCCACCAGCCGGCCCACGCCGTGCGCGGACAGCCAGTCGTGCATCTCTTCCGGGACACCGGCGTCGATAAGTTCCTGCTTGTGGGGGTTGGTGCCCGCCTGACGGCCGGAAGTGCCCGGCGTGAAAATCTCGCTCATGGCAACTAGGCTTGCATTTGTGAGTGAATCTACCAAACTGGCCACGACCCCCTTGAGCAGCAACATTAACGGCGACATTAACGGCAACACGGAAGACGGCGGCAAAACGAGCGTCGATAACGGCAGCACCGCCGTCGAAAGCGCGGGCACCCCGGGTGCAGCGGCCGCTTCGCTGGGAACCGTGAACGCCGGGGGACACAACCGGCTGCTGGTGATTGACGGACACTCCATGGCGTTTCGGGCCTTCTACGCGCTCCCGGCCGAGAACTTCTCCACCGACACCGGCCAGCACACCAACGCCGTCTACGGTTTCACCTCCATGCTGATCAACCTGATCAAGGAGGAGAAGCCCACTCACGTGGCCGTGGCCTTCGACCTGGACACGCCTACCTTCCGGTCTGAGGAGTACACCGAATACAAGGGCGGACGGAACAAGACGCCCGAGGAGTTCCACGGGCAGATTGACCTGATCATCAAGGTCATGGAAGCCATGCGCATTCCCACGCTGTCCATGGACGGCTACGAAGCGGATGACATCCTTGCGACGCTGGCCGAGAAGGCGTCCGCCCTTAACTGGGACGTCATGGTCGTCTCGGGGGACCGGGATGCCTTCCAGCTGGTGGATGACCACGTCACGGTGTTCTACCCCAAGAAGGGTGTTTCCGACCTGCCTCGCATGGACGCCGCAGCCGTGGAAGCCAAATACCTGGTTCCCCCGGACAAGTACTCCGACCTCGCTGCCCTGGTGGGCGAGAGCGCGGACAACCTGCCCGGCGTCCCGGGCGTGGGTCCCAAGACCGCTGCCAAGTGGATCAAGCTTTACGGCGGGCTCGAAGGCATTCTCGAGAACCTGGACTCCATCAAGGGCAAGGTGGGCGATTCCCTGCGCGAGAACATCGAGGACGTCAAGCGGAACCGGCGCCTGAACCGGCTGCTGCGGGACCTGGACCTGCCGGTGGACCTCGAGGCCATGGCCGCCCAGCGGCCGGACCGGGAGGCCATTGAGGAACTCTTTGACGCCCTGCAGTTCAACGCGCTGCGCAAGCGGCTCTTCGACGTCTACGGGGAGGACGAGGGCGAGGCCGCCGCGCACGCCGAAGTGGCCGCCCCTGAACACAGCATCATCACCGATGCCGCGGAACTGGACAGCTGGTTCCGTGCCGCCAACCAGGCACGCACTGCCGTGCAGTTGGTGACGGAGGGTGCCGCCGGGGCGCGCGACGTCGTCGGCATTGCCCTGGTGACGGACGCCTCGGCCGCCTACGTGCCGCTCACCGAGCTCGACGGCGCCGCCGAGCAGGTGCTGGCGGATTGGCTGGCGGACCTGGACGCACCCAAGGTGGTCCACGATTTCAAGGAAGCCTACAAGGCACTGGCTGCCCGCGGCCTGCACCTGGCCGGCGAGGTCGATGACACCGCCATCTCCGGCTACCTGATCCAGCCGGACCGCCGCAGCTACGAACTGGCGGACCTGGCGCAGTACCACCTGAAGATGAACATCGTTCCCGCGGCGGCTGCCAGCAACCAGCTGGAACTGTCCCTCGGGGACGAAGACGCGGCAACGCCGGCCGTGTCCAAGGCGTTTGCCGCCCTGCGGCTGAGCGAGCACTTTGCCGGCCAGCTTGTGGAGCGCGGCGCCAACCAGCTGCTCGGCGGACTGGAACTGCCGCTGTCCGAGGTCCTCGCGGAAATGGAGCTTGCCGGCATTGCGGTGTCCTCCGAGAAGCTGGACCGGCTGCTGGACGATTTCAGCGCCACCATCACCCGCGCGAGCGAGGAAGCCTTCCGGATCATCGGCAAGGAGATCAACCTCGGGTCCCCGAAGCAGCTGCAGGCCGTCCTCTTCGACGAACTCGGCCTGCCGAAGACCAAGAAGATCAAGACCGGGTACTCCACCGACGCCGATGCGCTGACGGACCTGATCGTGAAGACCGGACACCCGTTCCTGGAGCAGCTGCTCGCCTTCCGCGACGCGTCCAAGCTGCGCTCCACCGTCGAGGGCCTGCGGAAGTCCGTTGCCGACGACGGCCGCATCCACACCACTTACGCCCAGACGGTGGCCGCCACCGGACGGCTGTCCTCGGTGAACCCGAACCTGCAGAACATCCCGATCCGCTCCGAAGAGGGCCGGCGCATCCGCGAGGTCTTCGTGGTCGGCGAAGGCTACGATTCGCTGCTCACCGCGGACTACTCGCAGATCGAAATGCGGATCATGGCCCACCTCTCCGGCGACGAAGGGCTGATCTCCGCCTTCCAGGCGGGCGAGGACCTGCACCGCTTCGTCGGGTCGCACGTGTTCAACGTGGCCCCCGAAGAGGTCACCAGTGCCATGCGCTCCAAGGTCAAGGCCATGTCCTACGGCCTGGTCTACGGCCTGAGCTCCTTCGGCCTGTCCAAGCAGCTGGCCATCCCGGTGGACGAGGCCCGGACCCTGATCCGTGACTACTTCGAGCGGTTCGGTGCCGTGCGTGACTACCTGCGCGGCGTCGTCGAGCAGGCCCGCAAGGACGGCTTCACCTCCACCATCGAGGGCCGCCGCCGCTACCTGCCGGACCTGTCCAGCGACAACCGGCAGCTGCGCGAAATGGCCGAACGGGCCGCGCTCAATGCACCTATTCAGGGATCCGCGGCGGACATCATCAAAAAGGCCATGCTCGGCGTGGACCGTGAACTGAAGGCGCAGGGGCTGAAATCCCGGATGCTGCTGCAGGTCCATGATGAACTGGTCCTCGAAGTCGCCGCCGGGGAGCGGGACGCGGTGGAGAAGCTGGTGCGGGAGCAGATGGGTTCCGCGGCGGACCTGTCCGTTCCGCTGGATGTCTCCGTCGGCGAGGGCATCAGCTGGCACGAGGCCGGGCACTAGGCGCTGCCGCCTAAACACAGGGGGAACCATGGAGACGGACCACAGCACGGACAGCACCGCGGACGGGCTGCGGTTCGCTTCCTTCCCCGCCGGCTACGACGCCGCGGACCCGGGCAAGGCTGACGAGCGGACGGCCAGGTGGGTCGACGCCGTCAACCTGGGCTTCCACGAGGACCGCACCAAAGAGGACCGGCTGCCCGCCCAGGTGGACGGTTACCTGCGGGACGGCCGTGTCCTGACCGCGGTGTACGACGACAACCTGCCGGAGTATGCCTGGGACCCGGCAGTGCCCGTGGCCACCTACGCCACCATGGTCAATGACCTCAACGTCGGAGGAAGCGAACTGCTGCCCACGCACCTGGTCACGGCGGTCACCGTCCGGCCCACGCACCGGCGCCGGGGCATCCTGCGGCGGATGATTACCGCGGACCTCACCCG
This genomic stretch from Arthrobacter sp. zg-Y1110 harbors:
- a CDS encoding alkene reductase is translated as MQAQAAAIYRKSYLVNLFSPMTAGSLELSNRLVMGPLTRQRAGRDGIPGPMMVEHYSQRASLGLIVSEGTYPSREGQGFPGQPGLVDPEQLEGWRKVTDAVHAAGGRIVAQVMHAGRVTHPNINGGVDPVAPSAIAVDGMSHTYDGKQAYTVPRALEAGELASVTADFVRGSRAAVDAGFDGVELHGANGYLLHEFLSPTANQRTDNYGGTPENRARFVIETLAAVAAEIGADRVGLRISPEHNVQGCLEMDAEDVLATYGVLLDAVAPLGLAYLSILHRDPAGDLVQALRTRFGGKVLLNTGFGPLTTREEALAMMDDGLGDAVVVGRPAIANPDLVRRWQEDLPLNTPDATTFYSFGPEGYTDYPFYAPDAASQN
- a CDS encoding hotdog fold thioesterase, producing MSEIFTPGTSGRQAGTNPHKQELIDAGVPEEMHDWLSAHGVGRLVAKMGIRFLEMSADRLVATMPVEGNEQVAGILHGGAHLVLAETLGSFGAGIHAGPGRHAVGIEIGATHHRSASSGLVTGTATAVHLGNTLTTHEVVITDEEGRRLSTARITNMIRESR
- a CDS encoding dihydrofolate reductase family protein — translated: MVRTVYYASVSLDGFTADDADDAAGPADNRRFRVAESPANAGAVVMGAGTYGRLQRQVGEGGVGAWDCPPGPVWVYTHHEFPAVAGADIMFVRGPVEEFAADITDSANGGDVWLRGADLAGQYLHHGLLDELRLVVHPILLGSGRPPLPLAAARPAVLLSARPSADGSVRLCYGIRAGQEP
- the polA gene encoding DNA polymerase I, with translation MAFRAFYALPAENFSTDTGQHTNAVYGFTSMLINLIKEEKPTHVAVAFDLDTPTFRSEEYTEYKGGRNKTPEEFHGQIDLIIKVMEAMRIPTLSMDGYEADDILATLAEKASALNWDVMVVSGDRDAFQLVDDHVTVFYPKKGVSDLPRMDAAAVEAKYLVPPDKYSDLAALVGESADNLPGVPGVGPKTAAKWIKLYGGLEGILENLDSIKGKVGDSLRENIEDVKRNRRLNRLLRDLDLPVDLEAMAAQRPDREAIEELFDALQFNALRKRLFDVYGEDEGEAAAHAEVAAPEHSIITDAAELDSWFRAANQARTAVQLVTEGAAGARDVVGIALVTDASAAYVPLTELDGAAEQVLADWLADLDAPKVVHDFKEAYKALAARGLHLAGEVDDTAISGYLIQPDRRSYELADLAQYHLKMNIVPAAAASNQLELSLGDEDAATPAVSKAFAALRLSEHFAGQLVERGANQLLGGLELPLSEVLAEMELAGIAVSSEKLDRLLDDFSATITRASEEAFRIIGKEINLGSPKQLQAVLFDELGLPKTKKIKTGYSTDADALTDLIVKTGHPFLEQLLAFRDASKLRSTVEGLRKSVADDGRIHTTYAQTVAATGRLSSVNPNLQNIPIRSEEGRRIREVFVVGEGYDSLLTADYSQIEMRIMAHLSGDEGLISAFQAGEDLHRFVGSHVFNVAPEEVTSAMRSKVKAMSYGLVYGLSSFGLSKQLAIPVDEARTLIRDYFERFGAVRDYLRGVVEQARKDGFTSTIEGRRRYLPDLSSDNRQLREMAERAALNAPIQGSAADIIKKAMLGVDRELKAQGLKSRMLLQVHDELVLEVAAGERDAVEKLVREQMGSAADLSVPLDVSVGEGISWHEAGH